From a single Gammaproteobacteria bacterium genomic region:
- the uvrY gene encoding UvrY/SirA/GacA family response regulator transcription factor, whose translation MVTVLLVDDHALVRTGIRYILDGTEGIEVVAEACDGDEAILKARELNPDVILMDVNMPGIGGLECTRKLLQINPDTRIIALTVYVDEPYPSQLLDMGARGYLTKGCAVEEVVNAVIKVHSGERYLSEDVARQLALSRISGNDRTPFNDLSQRELQVMIMLTRGVKVQDISDQLCISPKTVTTYRYRLYDKLKVKNDVEMTHLAMRYGMLTDEVSSHH comes from the coding sequence ATGGTCACAGTCTTGCTCGTTGATGATCACGCACTGGTTCGTACGGGTATCCGTTACATACTTGATGGTACCGAGGGTATTGAGGTTGTTGCTGAGGCCTGTGATGGTGATGAGGCAATCCTTAAAGCCAGGGAATTGAATCCTGATGTGATCCTGATGGATGTTAATATGCCCGGTATCGGTGGGCTGGAATGTACCCGTAAATTACTGCAAATCAATCCAGACACCCGCATTATTGCATTAACGGTCTACGTTGATGAACCTTATCCCAGTCAATTACTGGATATGGGTGCCAGGGGGTATTTAACCAAGGGCTGTGCTGTAGAAGAGGTGGTTAATGCGGTTATTAAAGTTCATTCCGGCGAACGCTATCTGAGTGAGGATGTTGCCAGGCAGTTGGCGTTATCCCGCATATCAGGGAATGACCGTACCCCTTTTAATGATCTGTCTCAACGTGAATTACAGGTGATGATTATGTTAACACGGGGTGTCAAGGTACAGGATATCTCGGATCAGCTCTGTATTAGCCCCAAGACAGTAACAACCTATCGTTATCGCCTGTATGATAAATTGAAGGTGAAGAATGATGTTGAGATGACGCACCTGGCGATGCGGTACGGGATGCTGACGGATGAGGTGTCATCTCATCACTGA
- a CDS encoding uracil-DNA glycosylase, which produces MRCHLITELSRVFSPDCRRCSRLADFLDASRDRYPDYYCKPVPPFGDQNAHLLIVGLAPGLHGANATARPFTGDHAGILLYQTLFDCDFSSAPVSRAGDDLSLYDCRITNAVKCVPPQNKPMAKEVNTCNDFLRSELQGLPDSHVILALGGIAHKAVIRALGLRQADFGFGHNVLHELAAGQYLLDSYHCSRYNTQTRRLTDEMFQSVFVQARQLLKDEIQ; this is translated from the coding sequence ATGAGGTGTCATCTCATCACTGAGTTAAGCCGGGTGTTTTCTCCTGATTGTCGTCGATGCTCCCGTTTGGCAGATTTCCTGGATGCCTCCAGGGATCGTTATCCCGATTATTATTGTAAACCCGTTCCTCCTTTTGGTGATCAGAATGCCCATCTGTTGATTGTTGGGCTGGCTCCGGGCTTGCATGGTGCTAATGCCACGGCACGTCCATTTACCGGGGATCATGCCGGTATTCTGTTGTATCAAACGCTGTTTGATTGCGATTTTAGTTCTGCGCCTGTGTCTCGTGCTGGAGATGATTTAAGCCTGTATGATTGTCGTATTACCAATGCGGTTAAATGTGTTCCACCACAAAATAAACCGATGGCGAAAGAGGTTAATACCTGTAATGATTTCCTGCGTAGCGAGTTACAAGGTCTACCCGATAGCCATGTCATTCTGGCGCTGGGGGGTATCGCACACAAGGCAGTTATTCGGGCATTGGGATTGAGACAGGCGGATTTCGGGTTTGGACATAATGTCTTACATGAACTGGCGGCAGGACAATATCTGCTGGATTCCTATCATTGTAGTCGCTATAACACGCAGACGCGTCGATTGACGGATGAGATGTTTCAGAGTGTTTTTGTGCAAGCCAGGCAGTTATTGAAAGATGAAATACAATGA
- the uvrC gene encoding excinuclease ABC subunit UvrC, whose amino-acid sequence MFDYKSCLQGIPSSPGVYRMLDETGKVLYVGKAVDLKKRVTSYFRKTGLSRKTEVLVQQVRGVEVTLTHTEGEALILENNLIKELRPRYNILLRDDKTYPYILLTTEDDYPRLTLHRGARKSKGRYFGPYPNAYAVRSSLSLLQKVFRVRQCEDSFFANRSRPCLQYQIKRCTAPCVNKLSVEEYTYDVLDTVRFLEGQSAELIDDLVQRMEQAANKMEFEQAAHYRDQISNLRKIQEKQYISREAGDMDIVVCSKEGGQVCVQVNYVRGGLNLGNQSFYPALPVQIETEAELLSAFLGQYYLSHTIPAEIMLNAMPEDQGLLEQILGQKAGYKVRLRQPKRGERLRWLQMAERNARHGLDIRLASRAGTHKRLEILRQALQLEEIPTRIECFDISHTQGEATVASCVVFNENGALKSDYRRFNIDGITPGDDYAAMAQVIKRRYTRLAEGDGRMPDLLLIDGGMGQLNIARDTLNSLQISGIQLFGVVKGEGRKPELDTLVAMDGERVSLSSDSPALHLVQQIRDEAHRFAITAHRQRRAKTRKKSALEDIPGIGAKRRQQLLRQFGGLREVSRAGVDDLCKIKGINRALAQQIYDHFHG is encoded by the coding sequence ATGTTTGATTATAAGTCCTGCCTGCAAGGTATCCCATCAAGCCCTGGGGTCTATCGTATGCTGGATGAGACCGGCAAGGTGCTGTATGTCGGTAAGGCGGTTGACTTAAAAAAAAGGGTCACCAGTTATTTTCGCAAGACGGGTCTGAGTCGTAAGACCGAGGTTCTTGTTCAGCAGGTGAGGGGGGTTGAGGTCACGCTGACACATACCGAGGGTGAGGCTCTGATCCTGGAGAATAACCTGATCAAGGAGCTGCGACCACGTTATAACATCCTGCTGCGGGATGATAAGACCTATCCCTATATTCTCTTGACGACAGAGGATGATTACCCCCGTCTGACCCTGCATCGTGGGGCGCGTAAGTCTAAGGGGCGTTATTTTGGGCCTTACCCTAATGCCTATGCCGTACGCAGTAGCCTGAGTCTGTTACAGAAGGTGTTTCGTGTGCGTCAGTGTGAAGACTCTTTTTTTGCTAATCGTTCTCGTCCCTGCTTGCAATATCAAATTAAACGCTGCACAGCTCCTTGTGTGAACAAACTGAGTGTAGAAGAATATACCTATGATGTGCTGGATACCGTGCGCTTTCTGGAGGGACAGAGTGCCGAGTTGATTGATGATCTGGTGCAACGTATGGAACAGGCTGCGAACAAGATGGAGTTTGAGCAGGCGGCGCATTATCGTGATCAAATCAGCAATCTACGCAAGATCCAGGAGAAGCAGTATATCAGTCGTGAGGCGGGTGATATGGATATTGTGGTGTGTAGTAAAGAGGGGGGGCAGGTCTGTGTGCAGGTTAATTATGTGCGTGGTGGGCTTAATCTAGGTAACCAGAGTTTTTATCCTGCCTTGCCGGTGCAGATAGAGACTGAGGCAGAGCTGTTGAGTGCCTTTCTTGGACAATATTATCTGAGTCATACGATACCGGCGGAGATTATGCTTAATGCCATGCCGGAAGATCAGGGGTTGTTGGAACAGATTCTGGGACAGAAGGCCGGATATAAGGTGCGTCTGCGACAACCGAAAAGGGGAGAGCGCTTACGTTGGTTACAGATGGCTGAACGCAATGCCCGCCATGGGCTGGATATTCGTCTGGCGAGTCGGGCCGGCACCCATAAGCGCCTGGAGATTCTGCGACAGGCGCTACAACTGGAAGAGATACCGACACGAATCGAGTGTTTTGATATTAGTCATACCCAGGGTGAGGCGACGGTGGCCTCTTGTGTGGTCTTTAATGAAAACGGGGCATTAAAATCAGATTATCGCCGTTTTAATATCGACGGGATCACCCCGGGCGATGATTATGCCGCGATGGCACAGGTGATTAAACGCCGTTATACCCGTCTTGCTGAAGGAGATGGACGCATGCCGGATCTGTTGTTGATTGATGGTGGGATGGGACAGCTGAATATCGCCCGTGATACTCTGAATTCACTACAGATCAGTGGGATTCAACTGTTTGGTGTGGTCAAGGGCGAAGGACGTAAGCCGGAACTGGATACGCTAGTGGCGATGGATGGAGAACGCGTTAGCTTATCCTCTGATTCACCCGCATTACACCTGGTACAACAGATTCGGGATGAGGCGCATCGTTTTGCCATTACCGCTCACCGTCAACGACGGGCAAAGACACGAAAAAAATCGGCGCTGGAAGATATCCCGGGGATTGGTGCTAAACGTCGGCAACAACTACTACGTCAGTTTGGTGGTCTGCGCGAGGTATCGCGTGCCGGGGTTGACGATCTGTGCAAGATCAAGGGTATCAATCGAGCTCTGGCACAACAGATTTATGATCATTTTCATGGTTAG
- the pgsA gene encoding CDP-diacylglycerol--glycerol-3-phosphate 3-phosphatidyltransferase, with the protein MTWTIPNLLTLFRILLIPVLVLVFYLPFSWAPLASAVVFFLAAVTDALDGYLARKWEQTSAFGAFLDPVADKLMVAVALVLLTQSEASIYFAIPAAIIICREIAISALREWMAAIGERTQVAVSTIGKIKTMTQMIAVLLLLYHESIASFPTHLLGMLMLYASALLTLWSMIIYLRAAWPVLVGDKQ; encoded by the coding sequence ATGACGTGGACGATCCCTAATTTACTGACCTTGTTTCGTATCCTCTTGATACCCGTATTGGTATTGGTGTTTTATCTGCCTTTTAGCTGGGCTCCGCTTGCCAGTGCTGTGGTCTTTTTTCTGGCAGCGGTGACTGATGCGCTGGATGGTTACCTGGCAAGGAAATGGGAACAGACTTCAGCCTTTGGTGCCTTTCTTGATCCGGTGGCAGACAAGTTAATGGTGGCAGTTGCATTGGTGTTATTGACGCAATCCGAGGCCAGTATTTATTTTGCCATTCCTGCTGCAATTATTATCTGTCGTGAGATTGCAATCTCGGCTTTGCGTGAGTGGATGGCTGCGATTGGTGAGCGTACACAAGTGGCTGTATCGACCATTGGCAAGATAAAAACCATGACACAGATGATTGCCGTGTTGTTATTGCTGTATCACGAATCGATAGCTTCTTTTCCTACACATCTGCTTGGCATGTTGATGTTGTATGCCTCTGCATTACTGACTTTATGGTCGATGATTATCTATTTGCGTGCGGCATGGCCGGTGTTAGTGGGTGATAAACAATAA